One Coffea arabica cultivar ET-39 chromosome 5c, Coffea Arabica ET-39 HiFi, whole genome shotgun sequence DNA window includes the following coding sequences:
- the LOC113690658 gene encoding photosynthetic NDH subunit of lumenal location 3, chloroplastic, with product MPAMARATNLSGIFEAFSIIPKLHEVENIRKKATDVNFLSKRTDELQEDTLQTTRRLALGLASLAIFSTSRAAGISLAEDNGYWLTGPIPVPSAKNKITNEDTGTRSFLKRGIYIANIGTKGRMHRLKKYAFDLLALEDLIGPDTFNYVLKYLRLKSTFMYFDFDEVITAAADGEKQPLTDLANRLFDSVEKLEDAAKNQNLPRTQSLYQDTTVILQEVMNRMMA from the exons ATGCCCGCAATGGCCCGTGCAACAAATTTGAGCGGCATCTTTGAAGCCTTCTCGATCATCCCAAAGCTTCATGAGGTCGAGAACATCCGAAAGAAAGCAACGGATGTTAACTTTCTCAGCAAGAGGACAGATGAACTTCAAGAAGACACGTTGCAGACTACAAGAAGATTAGCCTTAGGCCTCGCGTCTCTTGCAATTTTCAGCACTTCAAGAGCTGCTGGGATCTCCCTTGCTGAGGATAACGGTTATTGGCTTACTGGCCCTATTCCTGTACCTTCAGCCAAGAACA AGATTACGAATGAAGATACGGGGACTCGTTCTTTCCTGAAGAGAGGAATCTATATTGCAAATATTGGAACAAAAGGGAGGATGCATAGGCTAAAAAAATATGCCTTCGATCTTCTGGCGCTGGAGGATTTAATAGGACCTGATACATTTAATTACGTACTGAAGTATCTGCGCCTTAAGTCTACATTCATGTACTTTGATTTTGATGAAGTAATCACGGCAGCTGCTGATGGTGAAAAGCAACCTCTCACTGACCTTGCCAATCGGCTTTTTGACAGTGTTGAAAAG CTTGAAGATGCTGCCAAAAATCAGAATCTTCCTCGAACGCAATCGCTTTATCAAGATACTACTGTTATTCTTCAAGAAGTCATGAACCGGATGATGGCCTAA
- the LOC113688946 gene encoding transcription factor ILR3 produces MVSPENTNWLYDYAFEDIAVPDGNFPASASGFNWPVQTLNGSSNVSVEIDGSLGDSDGPKETGSRKRLRTESCASTSSKACREKQRRDRLNDKFVELGALLDPGRPPKTDKAAILVDAVRIVTQLRTEAQKLKDSNLSLQEKIKELKAEKNELRDEKQRLKGEKEKLEQQLKTVNTQASFMPPPTMPAPFAAQGQAPGNKLVPIISYPGVAMWQFMPPAAVDTSQDHVLRPPVA; encoded by the exons ATGGTTTCCCCGGAAAACACCAACTGGCTTTACGATTACGCGTTTGAAGATATTGCTGTGCCTGATGGGAATTTTCCAGCTTCAGCTTCAGGGTTTAATTGGCCCGTGCAGACCTTGAATGGTTCATCAAATGTTAG TGTGGAGATTGATGGCTCGCTTGGGGATTCAGATGGCCCAAAGGAAACTGGCTCCAGAAAACG GCTAAGAACTGAATCATGCGCTTCAACAAGTTCCAAAGCATGCAGGGAGAAACAACGGAGAGATAGGCTAAATGACAA GTTTGTGGAATTGGGGGCTCTGCTTGATCCTGGAAGGCCTCCCAAAACAGACAAGGCTGCCATTCTGGTTGATGCTGTTCGAATAGTGACTCAGTTGCGTACTGAAGCCCAGAAGCTGAAGGACTCAAATCTAAGTCTTCAGGAGAAGATTAAagaactgaag gctgagaagaATGAGCTTCGGGATGAAAAGCAGAGGCTAAAGGGTGAGAAGGAAAAGCTGGAGCAACAACTGAAGACTGTGAATACCCAAGCTAGCTTCATGCCACCTCCTACCATGCCTGCACCATTTGCTGCTCAGGGTCAAGCACCTGGGAACAAGTTGGTACCCATCATCAGTTACCCTGGAGTTGCCATGTGGCAGTTTATGCCTCCTGCTGCTGTTGATACCTCACAGGATCATGTGCTTCGCCCACCAGTTGCCTAA
- the LOC140007869 gene encoding uncharacterized protein: MSVSLASRATITPFSYKQIETLPLISFAPTQQQHHHSLLFIVPLKPHHRPRTPSLSPKCSVSSATPPTSKEEAILQAKVCLASTLEKPLNNPKLAGKLKKLKQPRFRMEIPVIDDSPSSLSQLAIQVFGDMPIKRKGTRVKILIFWSNQSLKEAANEVFDSQNGYILVENSDLSSVYNEETRTLSSTDVAVFLAPDASQLAVLKTITDDLYPKPVVLFNPGWAFEEESDFGELSSFVGSFEVVYSFMGLEVRGILSKRKGVIFKRVRDGVLSGERWNVFVEENGEMKVVSSFKARPSITEVETVLYNLMAINSPITKSAKFLKNLMSHATGKNQQKNANLQLGFFPRAVIGENIKIGEMVTVQGLGRALQVIKFVSYFPKTKEIYNIL, translated from the exons ATGAGTGTATCACTGGCTAGCAGAGCTACGATTACTCCATTCAGCTACAAACAAATCGAAACTCTCCCTCTCATTTCCTTTGCCCCAACTCAACAGCAGCATCACCATTCTCTTCTCTTCATTGTTCCCCTAAAGCCCCATCATAGACCAAGAACACCCTCTTTATCCCCAAAGTGTTCAGTTTCTTCAGCCACTCCCCCAACTTCCAAAGAGGAGGCCATCCTCCAGGCCAAGGTTTGTCTTGCCTCCACGTTGGAGAAGCCTTTGAACAACCCCAAACTCGCGGGAAAACTCAAGAAACTAAAGCAGCCCAGATTTCGGATGGAAATTCCAGTCATTGATGACTCACCTTCTTCACTCAGTCAACTCGCTATTCAAGTCTTTGGAGATATGCCCATCAAACGAAAAGGCACAAGAGTCAAAATTCTTATTTTCTGGTCCAATCAAAGCTTGAAAGAAGCTGCCAATGAAGTATTTGACTCTCAGAATGGATATATTCTTGTTGAAAATTCTGATCTTTCATCAGTATACAATGAGGAAACAAGAACTTTGAGTTCTACTGACGTGGCAGTATTTTTGGCGCCAGATGCTTCACAGTTGGCGGTTTTGAAGACAATAACTGACGATCTTTATCCTAAACCAGTGGTGCTTTTCAATCCCGGCTGGGCTTTTGAGGAGGAGAGTGATTTTGGTGAATTGAGTAGCTTTGTTGGTTCTTTTGAAGTGGTGTATTCTTTTATGGGATTGGAGGTAAGAGGGATCTTGAGTAAGAGAAAAGGTGTTATTTTTAAGCGTGTTAGGGATGGGGTATTAAGTGGTGAGAGATGGAACGTTTTTGtggaagaaaatggagaaaTGAAGGTGGTTTCCAGCTTTAAAGCTCGGCCATCAATTACTGAAGTTGAGACGGTTTTGTATAATTTGATGGCTATCAATTCACCAATTACCAAGTCTGCAAAGTTCTTGAAGAATTTGATGTCACATGCAACTGGGAAAAA TCAACAAAAGAATGCAAACTTGCAGCTTGGTTTTTTCCCGAGAGCAGTAATAGGTGAAAACATAAAAATCGGGGAGATGGTGACTGTGCAGGGGTTGGGAAGGGCCTTGCAGGTGATAAAATTTGTATCGTATTTCccaaaaactaaagaaatatATAATATTCTTTGA